From Elusimicrobiales bacterium, a single genomic window includes:
- a CDS encoding phage/plasmid primase, P4 family, whose translation MADTETFFAGHIEGIKRGRNGQRSGKCPFHDDRQASFSFNVEDGVWTCHAGCGSGGLKEFARKLGLPAESIPHIAKVRHEILAAYDYKDEQGDLLFQMVRYVPKDFRQRRPDGSGGWIWNLECVRRVPYRLPELIEAMDRDETVFIVEGEKDVETLRSHGFTATCNPGGAGKWRDEYSSFFTEMYIAVIPDNDEVGRKHARQICKSLAGIARSVKLVELPGVARKGEDVSDWISAGHSAKELIALALNAPEYSAQAAEATQTAEATTGKQQPDTNIKRFFSGKEFLPNRLAEELQSEHRFLSTPIDDAGRGVRLLVYRDGVYESGESSARNMAHRFLLDRSKPDRLESVCALIRESTKQPEPALNTHVQRLVCVGNGMVDWRTDELLPHSPDYHCTFKINADYLPDARDAIVGKFLQEVFPPDALVLAEELLGYLVRPTTKFQKAFMLTGFGANGKSTFLSALISFLGAENVSHVGLQDFSENRFALAELQGKLLNCYPDLPSRGLEQSDIFKALVSGDTIKAERKHAHPFVLATTARLIFSANELPRSKDTTNAFFRRWLIIPFPNTFEGVQADRTLVEKLTTPQARAALLGYALRGLRRLEEQQGFSDCVSVREAGNRYRKDCDSAFQFAEERLEKAEGRELGKAVVYEVYKQWCEAEGLRPVSVRNFNKRLADSMKLAEGRAMLDRQRQRVWIGVWWSDEQPVAVVGQADADLPEDERYAD comes from the coding sequence ATGGCAGACACGGAAACTTTTTTTGCGGGTCATATAGAAGGAATCAAGCGCGGGCGGAACGGCCAGCGTTCCGGCAAATGCCCGTTCCATGACGACCGGCAGGCCTCGTTTTCTTTCAATGTGGAGGATGGGGTGTGGACCTGCCATGCCGGCTGCGGCAGCGGCGGGCTGAAAGAGTTTGCCCGAAAGCTCGGCTTGCCAGCTGAATCAATCCCGCATATTGCCAAAGTGCGGCATGAAATACTCGCCGCCTATGATTATAAGGACGAGCAAGGCGATTTGCTTTTCCAAATGGTTCGTTATGTGCCGAAGGATTTCCGGCAGCGCCGTCCGGATGGCAGCGGTGGTTGGATATGGAACCTTGAATGCGTGCGCCGTGTGCCTTATCGGTTGCCGGAGCTTATTGAAGCGATGGACCGCGACGAAACCGTATTCATCGTGGAAGGCGAGAAGGATGTGGAAACTTTGCGTTCGCATGGTTTCACCGCCACCTGCAACCCCGGTGGAGCCGGCAAATGGCGCGACGAATATAGCAGCTTCTTCACTGAGATGTACATCGCCGTTATCCCGGACAACGACGAGGTGGGACGAAAACATGCCCGGCAAATCTGCAAAAGTCTAGCCGGCATTGCCCGAAGCGTAAAGCTGGTGGAACTGCCGGGCGTTGCCAGGAAGGGCGAGGATGTATCAGATTGGATAAGCGCAGGGCATAGCGCAAAAGAATTGATAGCGCTGGCTTTGAACGCGCCTGAGTATTCCGCGCAAGCAGCGGAGGCAACCCAAACCGCAGAAGCAACCACCGGCAAACAACAACCCGACACAAATATTAAGCGTTTTTTCAGCGGCAAAGAATTCCTGCCAAACAGGCTGGCCGAAGAATTGCAGTCGGAGCATAGGTTTTTATCCACGCCGATTGACGATGCCGGACGCGGCGTGCGGCTGCTGGTGTATCGTGACGGTGTCTATGAATCCGGCGAATCGTCAGCCCGCAACATGGCGCACCGGTTCTTGCTGGACAGGTCAAAACCTGACAGATTGGAATCAGTCTGCGCGCTTATCCGCGAAAGCACAAAACAGCCTGAACCGGCGTTGAACACACATGTGCAGCGGCTTGTTTGTGTCGGCAACGGCATGGTGGATTGGCGGACGGATGAATTATTGCCGCACTCGCCGGATTATCATTGCACCTTCAAAATCAACGCCGATTATCTGCCTGATGCGCGCGACGCAATCGTGGGCAAGTTTCTGCAAGAGGTGTTTCCTCCGGACGCGCTTGTGCTTGCCGAGGAATTGCTGGGCTATCTTGTCCGGCCCACCACAAAGTTCCAAAAAGCGTTCATGCTGACGGGTTTCGGCGCGAACGGGAAAAGCACATTCCTTTCCGCGCTGATAAGTTTCCTGGGCGCTGAAAACGTGTCCCATGTCGGGTTGCAGGACTTCAGCGAAAACCGGTTTGCCTTGGCGGAATTGCAGGGCAAGTTGCTGAACTGTTACCCGGACTTGCCGTCGCGCGGGTTGGAGCAGAGCGACATATTCAAAGCCCTGGTATCCGGCGACACGATAAAAGCGGAGCGCAAACACGCGCATCCGTTTGTGTTGGCCACGACGGCAAGGCTTATATTCAGCGCCAATGAGTTGCCGCGCAGCAAGGACACCACCAACGCATTTTTCAGGCGTTGGCTTATCATCCCGTTCCCCAACACTTTTGAAGGCGTGCAGGCCGACAGAACGCTGGTGGAAAAACTCACCACACCGCAGGCGCGCGCCGCTTTGCTTGGATACGCGCTGCGCGGTTTGAGACGCCTTGAAGAACAGCAGGGGTTCAGCGATTGTGTCAGCGTGCGCGAAGCAGGAAATCGTTACCGCAAGGATTGCGACAGCGCGTTCCAGTTCGCTGAGGAGCGGCTTGAAAAAGCAGAAGGTCGTGAACTGGGCAAGGCCGTTGTCTATGAAGTTTACAAACAATGGTGCGAAGCGGAAGGTTTGCGTCCTGTAAGCGTCCGCAATTTTAACAAGCGGCTGGCGGACAGCATGAAGCTCGCGGAAGGGCGCGCAATGCTTGACAGGCAACGTCAGCGCGTTTGGATTGGCGTGTGGTGGTCAGATGAACAGCCGGTCGCGGTAGTCGGGCAAGCCGACGCAGATTTGCCGGAGGACGAACGCTATGCAGATTAA
- a CDS encoding polymer-forming cytoskeletal protein, whose amino-acid sequence MKMNMILAALLLAAAPCRAWGWHSHHSGKISHEPVVIAQGQTAHGDITTDKSVQVDGVLDGDCAALGGPVTVSPSGRITGDLVSMGGPVSVSGTVDGDITAFGAPVELSGSAGGDISSLGGGVTMLSSATVSGDVSALGGRVEKSGGVRLKGDIDQADLKLLRRLLPHMARLRGMEGNPLGKIALLGAFGMGLVVFIAAASAMLLLMLIAPVFFPKNVEAASQALRADFWKASGAGLLIVLAVFPCLLGLLVSILGIPLIPLALLVLVAAKILGAAAFMDVLSRRFFDGIGRPVPGRLAARVAAGYSLIVAAMLLGHIIPVMGWLLTLPALFVVAFGVMSGLGSVWLTRFGTRRCPPPQAAAPDVPPAAPPASVV is encoded by the coding sequence ATGAAAATGAACATGATTCTGGCCGCGCTGCTGCTTGCGGCGGCGCCCTGCCGGGCCTGGGGCTGGCACAGCCATCATTCGGGCAAAATAAGCCATGAGCCCGTAGTCATAGCCCAGGGGCAGACCGCGCACGGGGACATAACCACCGACAAATCAGTGCAGGTTGACGGAGTGCTGGATGGCGATTGCGCCGCGCTGGGCGGGCCGGTTACGGTGTCGCCCTCCGGCAGGATAACGGGAGACCTGGTTTCCATGGGCGGGCCGGTGTCGGTGTCGGGGACGGTGGACGGCGATATAACCGCTTTCGGCGCGCCGGTGGAACTGAGCGGTTCCGCCGGAGGCGACATCTCCTCCCTGGGCGGCGGAGTAACCATGCTGTCTTCTGCCACGGTGAGCGGGGACGTTTCCGCGCTGGGCGGGCGCGTGGAAAAATCGGGCGGAGTGCGGCTCAAGGGCGATATTGACCAGGCTGATTTGAAGCTGCTGCGCCGGCTGCTGCCGCATATGGCGCGGTTGCGCGGCATGGAAGGCAATCCGCTCGGCAAAATCGCGCTGCTGGGAGCCTTCGGGATGGGGCTTGTGGTATTTATTGCGGCGGCGTCGGCGATGCTGCTGCTTATGCTTATCGCGCCGGTATTTTTCCCCAAAAATGTTGAGGCCGCGTCGCAAGCCCTGCGCGCCGATTTCTGGAAGGCGTCCGGCGCCGGGCTTCTGATTGTGCTGGCGGTTTTCCCCTGTCTGCTGGGGCTGCTGGTGTCCATATTGGGGATACCGCTTATTCCGCTGGCGCTGCTTGTTCTGGTTGCGGCCAAGATACTGGGCGCGGCGGCTTTCATGGACGTGCTGTCGCGCAGGTTTTTTGACGGCATCGGCAGGCCGGTCCCCGGCAGGCTGGCCGCCCGGGTGGCGGCGGGGTATTCTCTGATAGTGGCAGCCATGCTGCTGGGGCATATCATTCCCGTTATGGGCTGGCTGCTGACGCTGCCCGCGCTTTTTGTGGTGGCTTTCGGCGTGATGTCGGGGCTTGGCTCGGTCTGGCTGACCAGATTCGGAACCCGGCGCTGCCCGCCGCCTCAGGCCGCCGCGCCCGATGTTCCGCCCGCCGCGCCGCCTGCCTCCGTCGTTTAG